AAAATAATCATAACGACGATGGTGAACGCCATCAAGCCTGTTTCAAACCGCTGGTAACCATAGCGAATGGCAAAATCGCCTACCCCGCCGCCGCCCACAATGCCCATCACCGTGGAGTAGGAAATGAAGCTAATGGTGGATGTGGTCAAACCCAGTACAAGTCCGGAACGGGCTTCCACGTATAGAAATTTAAAAATAAGCTGGAGGGTGGATGCTCCCATAGACGTAGCGGCTTCAATCACACCCTTGGGCACCTCAAGCAACGATTGTTCCACCAGCCTCGAATAATAGGCGATGGCTACCACTGACAAGGGAACCGTAGCTGCCATCGTGCCCAGCGCCGTGCCTACCACCAAACGTGTAAATGGAATCATAAACACCACGAGCAGCAAAAACGGAAACGAGCGGATGACATTGACCAGACTGTTCAGTATGGTGAAGAGCAGTCGATTTTCATATTTTTGCCCTTTACCACACAAATATAAAATCGTTCCTGCCGGAAGCCCTAACAGTACAGCTGCTGCGATAGAAATCCCCACCATGATAAACGTCTCCCCGATGGCTTTCCATATCTCTGACTGATACTGCGCAATGATGCTCAACATGTCATTCATCAGCTTCACCTGCTTCCAAGGTTGAACCTACCATAGGGTCAGCTACATGTTTCGTTGAAAGTAAATGCCCGTCCCGCATTTCGGATACACGGGTACAAATATTGCGTACCACGTCCATATCGTGTGTGACGATTACAATCGTAACTCCCAGTTCACGGTTGATCTCCCGTAACACACCTAGAATATCCGCAGTCGTCTGCGGATCAAGGGCCGAGG
This window of the Paenibacillus polymyxa genome carries:
- a CDS encoding methionine ABC transporter permease; the protein is MNDMLSIIAQYQSEIWKAIGETFIMVGISIAAAVLLGLPAGTILYLCGKGQKYENRLLFTILNSLVNVIRSFPFLLLVVFMIPFTRLVVGTALGTMAATVPLSVVAIAYYSRLVEQSLLEVPKGVIEAATSMGASTLQLIFKFLYVEARSGLVLGLTTSTISFISYSTVMGIVGGGGVGDFAIRYGYQRFETGLMAFTIVVMIIFVQTIQFTGSTISRRIDKR